One segment of Drosophila ananassae strain 14024-0371.13 chromosome 3R, ASM1763931v2, whole genome shotgun sequence DNA contains the following:
- the LOC116654956 gene encoding glycine-rich cell wall structural protein 2, giving the protein MNKIFVMCLIVGTILTSSLGDPLERQKRQANQGYGMGGSGMGRGNGMNGGNGGGNGMGGPNGNGNGNGNGYGGRGGNGMGGNGMGGNNMGGGYGGGGMGGRGGNGMGGGYGGGMGGPNGNGNGMGGRGGNGMGGNGMGGGMGGGMGGGMGGNGMGGGMGGRGGNGMGGGMGGNGMGGGRGGYGNGMGGNGMGQGGMGGNGMGPGGMGGQGGQGGQGGQGGYNGRGGMGGPNGMGGPNRMGGPNGMGPGGWGGNNGYGNNGNYRNNSSSYSTTSATTTTDSGW; this is encoded by the exons atgaataaaatattcgTGATGTGTCTGATTGTGGGAACTATACTCACCTCAAGCTTAG GAGATCCATTGGAGCGTCAGAAACGGCAAGCCAACCAAGGATATGGAATGGGTGGCAGCGGAATGGGAAGAGGAAACGGGATGAACGGCGGAAACGGCGGTGGAAACGGAATGGGTGGAccgaatggaaatggaaacggaaatggaaatggatatGGTGGTCGTGGTGGAAATGGAATGGGAGGAAACGGAATGGGTGGCAATAATATGGGTGGAGGATATGGGGGCGGCGGAATGGGGGGTCGAGGAGGCAACGGAATGGGAGGGGGATATGGAGGAGGAATGGGTGGTCcaaatggaaatgggaatggAATGGGAGGACGAGGTGGAAACGGAATGGGAGGAAACGGTATGGGCGGAGGAATGGGAGGAGGTATGGGTGGCGGAATGGGAGGTAACGGGATGGGAGGAGGAATGGGCGGACGAGGAGGAAACGGAATGGGCGGAGGAATGGGAGGAAACGGGATGGGAGGAGGTCGTGGAGGATACGGCAACGGAATGGGAGGCAATGGAATGGGCCAAGGAGGAATGGGCGGCAATGGAATGGGGCCTGGAGGAATGGGCGGTCAGGGCGGTCAGGGCGGTCAGGGCGGTCAGGGCGGCTACAATGGACGCGGTGGAATGGGAGGACCAAACGGAATGGGAGGCCCCAACAGAATGGGCGGACCAAATGGAATGGGCCCTGGCGGTTGGGGTGGCAACAATGGCTACGGAAACAATGGAAACTACCGAAACAACAGTAGCAGCTACAGTACAACCTCCGCCACCACGACCACCGACAGTGGCTGGTAG